In Ascaphus truei isolate aAscTru1 chromosome 21, aAscTru1.hap1, whole genome shotgun sequence, one DNA window encodes the following:
- the CAMSAP1 gene encoding calmodulin-regulated spectrin-associated protein 1 isoform X4: MHALAHCMLEPVEYARVVRYRRDHPSNRQLPFFPLLEDLMKDTSDGAALLSVIHYYCPEQMKLDDICLKEVPSIADSLYNIQLLKEFSNEYLNKCFYLTLEDMLYSPLVLKPNVMVFIAELFWWFENVKPDFVQPRDMQELKEAKSVVQQKSSRAPVPISNATKRSFMATPASTADSPTSAQATSETCGRSFPPPEESENGKGSPAFSPSNPLLPLRQKQQNSLQPEDSPNHLNRSNSLTRADGQPRGSVIAWPEKRQRPLSQPSPFALHCATDDVDVASGDSVSLARSISKDSLASNIINATPKHQPYPTPGKVSSRSLLGNVDIDDDDEELVAIIRSDETSSQGNLELQSISSRASCRTARSPRRSTEALANKPDVFFLEPLMPAVLKPAKEKQMVNKREEYGEGKQRGCASKRQNEGNASFCRKKVNSNHIGHDLNRTFTPISGLEFTASTDSSRTESVQLSTETGNGTFRPLATSSVDQSSDQPSGAFFLHDAKTDADVEDKPCMEYLKVENPHEAETTWTVLRQDSDSDNLDMEECEQDPVASHPFCKYIGEEESTKLQEDMKVKEHDDKDDVSGRSSPCLSTISQVSSVSVASGSVRMTNFAERKFQRLNSYETKSSTSSSQKTTPDGSECCPTPLTSWKQRREHSPGRQNKDHANLLASELVQLHMQLEEKRRAIETQKKKMESLSARQRLKLGKAAFLNVVKKGKPEGMPQPVKPEHGLKEYSKLNAEELHPVTANCKAEQYFEKLETANERHDVTKEPRIQEPVAFVEQHIQKEPDLNEADICNIIADPNLEIAVSEVECDLSIEKLNETISTLQQAILKISQQQELFMKAPSVVVPIPKNNSQDHKLKPSVQFMEPLSPTGNGSLRKPPRFGQGRNPRSLRISEQKLSKEKPQNSSRVITPTQSIETLPHFKPLKSPSVSTEETLLDNGPEQGSAHQDKLSPGFRLHDEMNQRTFVLSTSNDANIISEQMHKEAMNNLRIAGVSSSESSGKENVPVDERLKSKSSLIEVDLSDLNDPEEEEGIENQDNSTDISEDQKSGVGFFFKDDEKAEDELAKKRAAFLLKQQRKAEDARIRKQLLEAEVEQKRDEARRKAEEDRLRKDEEKTRRELIKQEYLRRKQQQILDEQGLGRPKPKPKPTKKPRPKSVHREESCSDSRTKYSSTPDNLSSAQSGSSLSLASGATTEADSVHSGGTPSHSRVDAVETLSAMSKNQTRNAERDWENASTASSIASVAEYSGPKLYKEPSSKSNKPIIHNAISHCCLAGKVNEAVKNSTLEELEKCDSNHYIILFRDAGCQFRALYFYYPESEEICKLTGTGPKNITKKMIDKLYKYSSDRKQFTVIPAKTLSVSVDALTIHNHLWQAKRPAVPKKTPTYK, from the exons GTACGCTACCGTCGAGATCATCCTTCAAACAGGCAGTTGCCCTTCTTCCCATTACTTGAAGATCTAATGAAAGATACAAGCGACGGTGCTGCTCTTCTATCTGTTATACACTATTATTGCCCTGAACAAATGAAGCTGGACG ATATTTGCTTAAAGGAAGTACCATCAATAGCGGACAGCCTGTACAACATTCAGCTTCTTAAAGAGTTCTCGAATGAGTATTTAAACAAATGCTTTTATCTTACATTAGAAGACATGCTGTATTCTCCGCTCGTTCTAAAG CCCAATGTAATGGTTTTCATAGCTGAGCTCTTCTGGTGGTTTGAGAATGTAAAGCCTGATTTTGTTCAGCCCAGAGACATGCAAGAATTAAAAGAAG CTAAATCCGTAGTACAGCAGAAAAGCAGCCGAGCCCCAGTACCTATTTCCAATGCGACCAAGCGAAGCTTCATGGCTACTCCGGCAAGCACCGCAGATTCCCCGACATCCGCTCAAGCTACATCTGAAACTTGCGGCAGGAGTTTCCCGCCGCCAGAGGAGTCTGAAAA TGGAAAAGGAAGCCCAGCCTTCAGTCCATCAAATCCATTATTGCCTTTGAGACAGAAACAACAAAACTCTCTGCAGCCTGAAGATAGTCCCA ATCACTTAAATCGTTCCAATTCTTTGACACGAGCTGATGGCCAGCCGCGGGGTTCAGTAATCGCCTGGCCTGAGAAAAGACAAAG ACCTTTGTCTCAACCCTCTCCATTCGCCCTTCATTGTGCAACAGATGATGTGGACGTTGCATCTGGTGATAGTGTTAGTCTTGCTAGATCAATCAGCAAAGACAGCCTGGCTTCAAATATCATAAATGCAACTCCAAAACATCAGCCATATCCCACACCTGGGAAAGTTAGTTCCAGAAGCCTCCTGGGCAATGTAGACATTGACGATGATGATGAAGAACTTGTTGCAATTATCAGATCAGATGAAACCTCAAGCCAAGGAAACCTTGAGTTACAGAGTATTTCCTCCAGGGCGTCTTGTCGAACAGCGAGGTCCCCAAGAAGGTCAACAGAAGCCTTGGCAAACAAaccagatgttttttttttggagCCTCTAATGCCTGCAGTACTTAAACcagcaaaagaaaaacaaatggtTAACAAGAGAGAAGAGTATGGAGAGGGGAAACAACGAGGATGCGCTTCAAAACGACAAAATGAGGGGAATGCATCTTTTTGTCGTAAGAAAGTAAACAGTAATCATATTGGGCATGACCTGAACAGAACTTTTACTCCAATTTCTGGTTTGGAATTTACAGCTTCAACAGATTCTTCCAGGACAGAGTCTGTGCAACTCTCAACAGAGACTGGAAATGGGACATTTAGACCTCTTGCCACTAGCAGTGTAGATCAATCTTCTGATCAGCCTAGTGGTGCATTCTTTCTTCATGATGCTAAAACTGACGCCGATGTTGAAGATAAACCATGTATGGAATATCTGAAAGTTGAGAACCCACACGAAGCAGAAACCACATGGACAGTATTAAGACAAGATTCTGATTCTGACAACCTAGATATGGAAGAGTGTGAACAAGACCCTGTGGCATCCCACCCTTTTTGTAAATACATAGGAGAAGAAGAATCCACCAAGCTGCAGGAAGATATGAAAGTAAAAGAACACGATGACAAGGATGATGTGAGTGGACGTTCCAGCCCATGCTTAAGTACCATTTCACAGGTTAGCAGTGTCTCTGTGGCAAGTGGAAGTGTTCGAATGACTAACTTTGCAGAACGGAAATTCCAAAGGCTTAATAGTTATGAAACAAAGTCCAGTACTAGCAGTTCACAAAAGACGACACCTGATGGTTCAGAGTGCTGCCCAACTCCACTAACTAGCTGGAAACAAAGGAGGGAACACAGTCCCGGCAGGCAAAATAAGGACCATGCCAATCTTTTGGCTTCTGAGCTTGTCCAACTTCACATGCAGTTGGAGGAGAAGCGAAGAGCTATTGAGACtcagaagaaaaaaatggagTCCTTGTCTGCCAGGCAGCGGTTAAAGTTGGGCAAAGCGGCTTTCTTGAATGTTGTTAAGAAAGGAAAACCTGAAGGAATGCCACAGCCAGTGAAGCCAGAACATGGCCTGAAAGAGTACTCTAAGCTAAATGCTGAGGAACTTCACCCTGTTACTGCAAATTGTAAAGCTGAGCAGTACTTTGAGAAACTAGAAACTGCAAATGAACGTCACGATGTTACTAAAGAACCGAGAATCCAAGAACCTGTAGCTTTTGTTGAGCAACATATACAGAAAGAACCTGACTTAAATGAAGCTGATATATGTAACATCATTGCAGATCCTAATCTTGAAATTGCAGTCTCTGAAGTCGAATGTGATCTTTCCATTGAAAAGCTAAATGAAACAATAAGTACACTGCAGCAGGCTATATTAAAAATATCCCAACAGCAAGAGCTGTTTATGAAGGCTCCATCTGTTGTGGTACCAATCCCTAAAAATAATTCACAAGATCATAAATTGAAACCTTCAGTACAATTTATGGAGCCTTTATCACCAACGGGAAATGGAAGCCTTCGTAAACCGCCACGATTTGGTCAAGGACGCAACCCCCGCTCATTACGGATATCCGAGCAAAAGTTGTCTAAAGAAAAACCACAGAACTCTTCTCGTGTCATAACCCCAACCCAAAGCATCGAAACCCTGCCCCATTTCAAACCACTGAAATCACCAAGTGTATCTACTGAAGAAACTTTATTAGACAATGGCCCAGAACAAGGAAGTGCTCATCAGGATAAACTTTCACCAGGTTTCAGATTGCACGACGAGATGAATCAGAGGACGTTTGTTCTATCAACTTCCAACGACGCGAACATTATTTCTGAACAAATGCACAAGGAGGCTATGAACAATTTGCGAATAGCAGGTGTAAGTTCTTCAGAAAGCTCAGGAAAAGAAAATGTCCCAGTGGATGAGCGACTTAAAAGCAAATCTAGTCTTATTGAGGTGGATCTTTCTGATTTAAATGACCCCGAAGAAGAGGAAGGAATTGAAAATCAGGATAATTCAACTGACATTAGTGAAGATCAGAAATCCGGTGTTGGATTTTTCTTTAAG GATGACGAAAAAGCAGAAGATGAGCTGGCAAAGAAACGTGCTGCTTTTCTGCTGAAGCAGCAGCGCAAAGCTGAAGATGCTCGGATTCGAAAGCAGCTGCTGGAAGCTGAAGTTGAACAAAAGCGAGACGAAGCTCG TCGCAAAGCTGAAGAGGATAGATTACGCAAGGACGAGGAAAAGACTAGGAGAGAACTCATAAAACAAGAGTATTTGAGAAGAAAGCAGCAGCAGATCTTAGATGAACAAGGACTTGGCAGACCTAAGccaaaacccaaacccaccaaAAAACCTCGACCCAAATCTGTCCATCGTGAGGAATCCTGCAGTGATTCCAGAACAAAATATTCTTCTACAC CTGATAACTTAAGCAGTGCGCAGTCTGGCTCAAGTCTGTCTTTAGCCTCTGGTGCCACTACAGAAGCTGACAGTGTGCATTCTGGTGGGACACCTTCACACAG CAGGGTAGATGCAGTAGAGACCTTGTCGGCAATGAGCAAAAATCAAACTAGAAATGCAGAAAGAGATTGGGAAAATGCATCGACTGCATCCTCTATTGCATCTGTGGCAGAATATTCCG GTCCCAAACTTTATAAAGAGCCAAGCAGCAAGTCAAATAAACCAATAATTCACAACGCTATATCCCATTGCTGTCTAGCTGGAAAGGTGAATGAAGCAGTGAAGAATTCAACTTTGGAG GAGTTAGAGAAGTGTGACTCCAACCATTATATTATCCTGTTTCGTGATGCCGGCTGTCAGTTTAGAGCACTTTATTTCTACTACCCCGAGTCTGAAGAAATCTGTAAGCTGACCGGAACCGGCCCAAAGAACATCACAAAGAAAATGATTGACAAACTTTACAAATACAGCTCAGACAGAAAACAGTTCACTGTAATTCCAGCCAAAACCTTGTCAGTCAGCGTGGACGCTCTCACGATCCATAACCACTTGTGGCAAGCCAAACGACCTGCAGTGCCAAAGAAGACCCCTACATATAAATGA